One window from the genome of Leuconostoc suionicum encodes:
- a CDS encoding response regulator transcription factor, whose product MSKAIKILLIEDDVNLADNVVGFLQDFADINAVTDGLDGEFEAQEAPYDLIISDLMLPGETGLELIKNLRANDVETPVLILTAKTSLDDKIEGFNVGADDYLTKPFHREELLVRVKALLRRSGVYSEDNTLAVGDVMINLENRGVQVHGQPVKLVGKEFDILTYLAQNKNIIVTRDQIFDRVWGIDSDTTINVVNIYLNNLRRKLEAVGQNNLIKTLRNIGFILEVEDAERNQ is encoded by the coding sequence ATGTCAAAAGCAATTAAAATACTATTAATCGAAGATGATGTCAATCTAGCAGATAATGTTGTTGGTTTTCTGCAGGACTTTGCAGATATCAATGCTGTTACAGATGGACTTGACGGTGAATTTGAGGCGCAAGAAGCGCCATATGACTTGATTATTTCTGACCTCATGCTACCTGGCGAAACTGGCTTAGAGTTGATCAAAAATTTGCGTGCAAATGATGTTGAAACACCAGTTTTGATTTTAACAGCAAAAACTTCACTGGATGATAAAATAGAAGGTTTCAATGTTGGCGCTGATGATTATTTAACCAAGCCCTTTCATCGAGAGGAATTACTTGTTCGTGTAAAAGCTCTTTTGCGCCGCTCAGGAGTCTATTCTGAGGATAATACGCTAGCGGTTGGGGATGTGATGATTAACCTAGAAAATCGCGGTGTACAAGTGCATGGTCAACCGGTTAAATTGGTTGGTAAAGAATTTGATATTTTAACTTATCTTGCACAAAACAAAAATATTATTGTCACTCGTGATCAAATTTTTGATCGCGTATGGGGTATTGATTCAGATACGACAATTAACGTTGTTAATATTTATTTGAATAATTTACGTCGAAAATTAGAAGCTGTTGGACAAAACAATTTAATTAAGACCTTACGTAATATAGGGTTTATTCTAGAGGTAGAGGATGCCGAACGCAATCAATAA
- the alr gene encoding alanine racemase, with product MTDNDILCLRPTWLDIDLQAIQTNAKLIMKHAGAQRLIAVVKANAYGHGAKQVVGALLEVGVYDFAVATIGEGVQLRKYYPQAKINIFLLGVQDVAQTEVMVENRLSPAVGTVEWLNEAVNYIKDGQRLDVQLAVDTGMGRMGAHSASAVEDMYHLIQSTKKFRLAGVFTHFATADDNNQNYYDEQVQRFYQWVQSAGIPKQYWHLANSGSAIWHHDEIYTDTIRVGSVLYGYNPGAPEKKMPLPLKPALQLKSKLGSVHQLKTGESVSYGATYTAKKPQWIATLPIGYADGYLRRMSGMKVLVDGHIEHVIGRVTMDQIVITLKQKYPVGKTVTLVGFEGENQISVEEVAEYAQTIPHEILTNFGARLPRIY from the coding sequence ATGACAGACAATGATATATTATGTTTAAGGCCTACATGGCTAGATATTGATTTACAGGCAATTCAGACAAATGCTAAATTAATTATGAAGCACGCGGGCGCACAAAGATTGATTGCCGTGGTTAAAGCCAATGCTTACGGACACGGTGCAAAACAAGTTGTAGGGGCGTTACTTGAAGTGGGTGTCTATGATTTTGCGGTAGCAACGATCGGTGAAGGTGTTCAACTGCGTAAATATTATCCCCAAGCAAAAATAAATATTTTTCTGCTTGGTGTCCAAGATGTTGCCCAAACAGAAGTTATGGTGGAAAATCGTTTATCACCAGCTGTTGGAACAGTTGAATGGCTTAATGAGGCAGTAAATTACATCAAAGACGGGCAGAGGCTAGATGTTCAATTAGCTGTTGATACTGGTATGGGGCGAATGGGTGCTCATTCAGCAAGTGCTGTTGAAGACATGTATCATCTGATCCAAAGTACTAAAAAGTTTCGATTGGCTGGTGTGTTTACTCATTTTGCCACAGCTGATGATAATAATCAAAACTATTATGATGAACAAGTCCAGCGTTTTTACCAATGGGTGCAATCAGCTGGTATTCCTAAACAGTACTGGCATTTAGCAAATTCAGGGTCTGCGATTTGGCATCATGATGAAATTTATACGGATACGATCCGGGTTGGTTCTGTGCTCTACGGGTATAATCCTGGTGCCCCTGAAAAAAAGATGCCCTTACCCTTGAAACCAGCTCTACAATTGAAATCAAAGTTGGGCTCAGTGCATCAACTAAAAACTGGCGAGTCAGTAAGTTATGGTGCAACATATACGGCAAAGAAGCCACAATGGATAGCTACTTTGCCTATCGGTTACGCAGATGGCTATCTGCGTCGCATGAGTGGTATGAAAGTCTTGGTCGATGGACATATTGAACATGTAATTGGACGTGTCACAATGGACCAGATTGTGATAACATTAAAGCAGAAATACCCTGTTGGAAAAACTGTGACTTTGGTTGGCTTTGAAGGTGAGAATCAAATATCGGTAGAAGAAGTTGCGGAATATGCTCAGACGATTCCGCATGAAATACTAACAAATTTTGGTGCTCGTTTGCCTAGAATTTATTAA
- the dltC gene encoding D-alanine--poly(phosphoribitol) ligase subunit DltC codes for MDLKEQVVEILNTIIGEDISDQMDDDFFENGLLDSMATVELLLDLESKFNIQAPVSEFNRDEWNTPNKVVAKVESLIG; via the coding sequence ATGGACTTGAAAGAACAAGTAGTAGAAATTTTAAACACAATTATTGGTGAAGATATTTCTGACCAAATGGACGATGATTTTTTTGAGAATGGGTTGCTAGATTCAATGGCGACGGTGGAATTGTTGCTTGATTTAGAAAGTAAGTTCAATATCCAAGCACCTGTTTCTGAATTTAATCGCGATGAATGGAATACACCAAACAAGGTAGTTGCTAAAGTTGAATCATTGATTGGATAA
- the dltD gene encoding D-alanyl-lipoteichoic acid biosynthesis protein DltD: MLKKRGLWWIFGPVILAFVMVTALFLAPFSLNYLSNKDIQKASVSFSKNVFKGESVKMAAFSNSKTNYVPFFGSSELLRLDTMHPSVLAAKYKRNYQPFLLGQAGTESLSHYLGMQEMTPALHKKQAVFIISQQWFTKRDSKWAFSQFYSPLQTVNWLRNIKEISATDRFIAKRLLEQKQISDNSFYARLITKIKNNESLSETDQSLLMLRNRMLLREDQLFSNFTVSNNWDKQVEPALKSLPKTDDVSLLEREAMRVAKKQTGNNKFGIKNSFFRMRVKPSLKKLENSQSHFDYRQSDEYSDFQAVLQEFAKEHTDVLFIIQPVNKKWSKYTGLSTKRYYQSVDKVKKQLKSQGFNQIADFSHDGGHKYFMQDTIHMGWRGWVAADTKIKPFFARGYQEPTYHINDNYLSKKWQNLIPTDTNLKNFK; this comes from the coding sequence ATGCTGAAAAAACGGGGGCTATGGTGGATATTTGGTCCAGTAATCTTGGCATTCGTCATGGTTACTGCACTATTTTTGGCACCATTTTCATTAAACTATTTATCAAATAAAGATATTCAAAAAGCGTCTGTGTCATTTTCTAAAAATGTTTTTAAAGGCGAAAGTGTCAAAATGGCGGCCTTCAGTAATTCAAAGACAAACTATGTGCCTTTCTTTGGGTCAAGCGAACTACTCCGTTTGGACACAATGCATCCATCGGTGTTGGCGGCAAAGTATAAGCGTAATTATCAGCCATTTTTGCTTGGTCAGGCTGGAACAGAATCTCTTTCGCATTACTTGGGGATGCAAGAAATGACACCGGCTTTGCATAAAAAGCAGGCGGTATTTATTATTTCGCAACAGTGGTTTACCAAACGTGATAGTAAGTGGGCATTTTCACAGTTTTACTCACCGTTACAGACCGTTAACTGGTTGCGAAACATTAAGGAAATTAGTGCAACTGATCGATTTATTGCGAAACGATTATTGGAACAAAAGCAAATTAGTGATAATAGCTTTTATGCTCGTCTCATTACAAAAATTAAAAATAATGAATCTTTGTCAGAAACTGACCAGAGCTTGTTAATGTTACGAAACAGAATGTTATTGCGCGAAGACCAACTATTCTCGAATTTTACAGTATCTAATAATTGGGATAAGCAAGTTGAGCCAGCACTAAAGTCGTTACCAAAAACTGATGACGTATCGTTGCTAGAGCGGGAAGCGATGAGAGTTGCGAAGAAGCAAACTGGTAATAATAAATTTGGCATAAAAAACTCATTTTTCAGAATGCGAGTCAAACCAAGTTTGAAGAAGCTGGAAAACTCTCAAAGTCATTTTGATTACCGACAGTCTGATGAGTATTCTGACTTTCAGGCTGTATTACAAGAGTTTGCAAAAGAGCATACTGACGTTTTGTTCATTATTCAACCTGTTAATAAAAAATGGTCAAAGTATACGGGGCTGAGCACAAAAAGATATTATCAGAGTGTGGATAAAGTAAAAAAACAGTTAAAGTCACAAGGCTTTAACCAAATTGCTGACTTTTCTCATGATGGTGGACATAAGTACTTTATGCAGGACACCATTCATATGGGATGGCGAGGCTGGGTAGCTGCTGATACGAAAATAAAGCCCTTTTTTGCACGAGGTTACCAAGAACCAACATATCATATCAATGATAATTATCTATCCAAAAAATGGCAAAATTTGATACCAACAGACACAAATCTTAAAAACTTTAAATAA
- a CDS encoding type II toxin-antitoxin system PemK/MazF family toxin, translating into MTEEHQAVMRGDVFYADLKQGIGSEQAGVRPVLIIQNDVGNANSPTTIVAAITSQISKPKLPTHVLLPEHMSGMKRDSVILAEQVRTIDKRRLRDKIAHINASSNEMQLVAHALRISVGLK; encoded by the coding sequence ATGACAGAAGAACATCAAGCAGTTATGCGTGGTGACGTATTTTACGCCGATCTAAAGCAAGGAATAGGATCTGAGCAGGCTGGTGTACGGCCCGTTTTAATCATTCAAAATGATGTAGGAAATGCCAATTCACCTACAACTATTGTCGCTGCGATAACGTCCCAAATTTCTAAACCAAAATTGCCGACGCATGTATTATTACCTGAACATATGAGCGGCATGAAAAGAGACTCAGTCATTTTAGCAGAGCAAGTGCGAACTATAGATAAGCGCCGCTTACGTGACAAAATTGCGCATATAAATGCTTCTTCAAATGAAATGCAACTGGTGGCGCATGCTTTGCGAATTAGTGTGGGGTTGAAGTGA
- a CDS encoding PTS transporter subunit EIIC — translation MIFAAALTNNYLIYRGIKNNILPILTNFLATYLLFTVNTQNFSHNVSQYLVVTVLTLLSSEAYYQYQRLFRKNLQPYSARFLIWSAFILTLYFLVQPYVQQTTLQLLISNILSSNFFTTFVGLLLVGACAPVLYWLGIALPNELTSNQTTINAVVKNLDVILKNTHATLPYPENLYSVYGTFSLLGGIGNTLAISFLLLFMSSKRKQNLGLLSIFPSLFNNNQLLYFGLPLFLRPLMLVPMILSSIAGTLVGYVAIATHLIKPAVLVIPNNAPNLLTAFLGSGKLSSLIVVAIVFGLTILIYKPFIELDNAEVQNEK, via the coding sequence ATGATTTTTGCCGCTGCCTTAACAAATAATTACTTGATTTACCGCGGCATAAAAAATAACATATTACCAATATTAACCAATTTTTTGGCCACCTACCTCCTTTTCACTGTCAATACACAAAATTTTTCACATAATGTTTCACAATATTTAGTGGTCACCGTATTAACTTTGCTCAGTAGTGAAGCCTACTATCAATACCAAAGACTCTTTCGTAAAAACCTACAACCCTATTCGGCAAGATTTTTGATTTGGTCCGCTTTTATCCTTACCCTCTATTTTTTGGTTCAACCGTATGTTCAACAAACTACGTTACAGTTACTAATCAGTAACATTTTGTCATCTAATTTCTTCACAACATTCGTTGGTCTTCTATTAGTAGGAGCTTGTGCACCAGTTCTGTATTGGTTAGGCATTGCATTGCCAAACGAGCTGACTTCTAATCAAACAACAATTAATGCTGTCGTCAAAAATTTAGATGTTATTTTGAAAAATACTCACGCGACATTGCCATACCCTGAAAATCTCTATAGTGTGTATGGTACGTTTTCATTACTTGGCGGCATTGGCAATACACTAGCAATTAGTTTTTTGCTTTTATTTATGTCGTCAAAAAGAAAGCAAAATTTAGGACTGTTATCTATATTTCCTAGCTTATTCAATAATAATCAGTTGCTTTATTTTGGATTACCACTATTCTTAAGACCTCTGATGTTGGTTCCTATGATTTTGTCTAGCATAGCTGGCACCTTGGTTGGCTATGTAGCGATTGCCACACATTTGATAAAACCGGCTGTCTTAGTGATACCAAACAATGCTCCTAATTTATTAACTGCATTCTTAGGGAGCGGTAAATTGTCTTCCTTAATTGTGGTAGCAATAGTCTTTGGATTGACAATATTGATTTACAAGCCATTTATCGAACTTGATAATGCTGAGGTACAAAATGAGAAATAA
- a CDS encoding S1C family serine protease — MKKYSLIMVAIVSALVASFVVYSGLQPNSWFQQHSYATKTTNSVGTTTVAKTAYTSNDTATTAYNKVKNAVVTVQNLQKTSTSSSGWSSYFQQNQQESSSELETASEGSGVVYKISGGYAYIITNNHVVADSDELQLITASGKKIEATIVGTDSSKDLALLKAKTTDIKTSASFGNAKKLQSGQQVLAIGSPLGSDYATSLTSGIVSAPRRTLSAEETGSSATTAIQTDAAINPGNSGGPLINLKGEVVGINSSKIASSTDGTSVEGMGFAIPADIVQTFIKNTEK; from the coding sequence ATGAAAAAATATTCTTTAATTATGGTTGCTATTGTTTCAGCATTGGTGGCAAGTTTTGTTGTTTACTCAGGCTTGCAACCAAATTCCTGGTTTCAACAGCATTCTTATGCAACAAAAACAACGAATTCAGTTGGTACAACAACAGTAGCCAAAACAGCATATACAAGTAATGATACGGCAACAACTGCCTATAATAAAGTTAAAAATGCAGTTGTTACAGTACAAAATTTGCAGAAAACATCAACATCAAGTAGCGGTTGGTCTTCTTATTTTCAACAAAATCAACAAGAAAGTAGTTCAGAATTAGAGACGGCGTCAGAAGGTTCAGGCGTTGTTTATAAAATTTCTGGTGGCTATGCGTATATTATTACTAATAATCACGTGGTAGCTGATTCTGATGAATTACAATTAATTACCGCTAGCGGTAAAAAAATTGAAGCAACTATCGTTGGCACAGATTCAAGTAAAGACTTGGCTCTGTTAAAGGCAAAAACCACAGATATCAAAACATCAGCATCCTTTGGCAATGCCAAAAAACTGCAGTCAGGTCAACAGGTCTTAGCTATCGGCTCTCCTTTGGGTTCTGATTATGCTACTTCTTTGACTAGTGGTATTGTTTCAGCTCCACGCCGTACACTTTCGGCTGAAGAAACGGGTTCTTCAGCAACTACTGCTATTCAGACAGATGCTGCTATCAATCCTGGTAATTCTGGTGGACCATTGATTAACCTAAAAGGGGAAGTAGTTGGTATTAACTCATCAAAAATAGCTTCTTCTACGGATGGTACGAGTGTTGAAGGAATGGGATTTGCTATTCCAGCAGATATTGTTCAGACATTTATTAAGAATACCGAAAAGTAG
- the dltB gene encoding D-alanyl-lipoteichoic acid biosynthesis protein DltB has translation MLNLQPYADPQYFIILLLALVPLAIGLYFGKRLAWYEVLVSLVFIFLMFDGEKYHEGIALIIYMIWQWLLVWTYTLYRKKYNQTWVFYVTTILVILPLVLIKVAPVTNWLQVTTLLGFMGISYLTFRSVGMVMEIRDGSIQEFKPWLFLRFMLFMPTISSGPIDRYRRFAKDVEKAPTRDKYLEMLGKAVKYLFIGFLYKFIVSHALGTVLMPNIEHMAIVSAHAQGGWSWWIIAYMYIYGLNLFFDFAGYSMFAVATGYVMGIEVPMNFNLPFLSRNLKEFWNRWHMTLSFWFRDFVFMRLVFLMMKKKWFKSRITTSNVAYIINMLIMGFWHGLKWYYIAYGLFHGVGLVINDMWLRYKKKHHVPHNKFTNVLAIVITFNVVMISFLLFSGLLDKIWFQR, from the coding sequence ATGCTTAATCTACAACCCTATGCAGATCCGCAGTACTTCATTATTTTATTGTTGGCACTAGTGCCTCTAGCCATCGGTTTATACTTTGGAAAGCGTCTAGCTTGGTATGAAGTATTGGTCTCGCTTGTCTTTATTTTCTTGATGTTTGATGGTGAGAAATACCATGAAGGTATCGCATTAATTATCTACATGATTTGGCAATGGCTGCTTGTTTGGACCTATACTTTGTATCGTAAAAAGTACAACCAAACTTGGGTGTTTTATGTCACAACTATTTTAGTCATCTTGCCACTAGTATTAATTAAGGTTGCGCCAGTTACTAATTGGTTGCAAGTGACAACCTTACTCGGATTCATGGGTATTTCGTATTTGACATTCCGTTCAGTTGGTATGGTGATGGAAATACGTGATGGTTCGATTCAAGAATTTAAGCCTTGGCTTTTCTTGCGCTTCATGCTGTTCATGCCAACAATTTCGTCAGGTCCTATTGATCGGTACCGTCGTTTTGCAAAAGATGTTGAGAAAGCACCGACACGTGATAAGTATCTAGAAATGCTTGGCAAAGCTGTCAAATACCTTTTCATTGGTTTTTTGTATAAATTCATTGTGTCTCATGCTTTGGGAACTGTATTAATGCCAAATATTGAGCATATGGCGATTGTTTCTGCACATGCTCAAGGCGGGTGGTCATGGTGGATTATAGCGTATATGTATATTTACGGTTTGAATTTGTTTTTTGACTTTGCAGGATATTCAATGTTCGCTGTAGCAACTGGTTATGTGATGGGAATTGAAGTGCCGATGAACTTTAATTTACCATTTTTGTCCAGAAACTTAAAAGAATTTTGGAATCGTTGGCATATGACTTTATCATTTTGGTTCCGTGACTTTGTCTTTATGAGGCTCGTGTTTCTGATGATGAAGAAAAAGTGGTTTAAAAGTCGAATCACAACCTCAAATGTGGCTTATATCATTAATATGTTGATTATGGGATTTTGGCACGGATTGAAATGGTACTATATCGCTTACGGTTTGTTTCACGGTGTTGGTCTTGTTATTAATGATATGTGGTTACGCTATAAGAAAAAACATCACGTACCGCATAATAAGTTTACGAATGTATTAGCGATTGTGATAACATTCAACGTAGTAATGATTAGTTTCTTATTATTTAGTGGTTTGTTGGATAAGATCTGGTTCCAACGTTAA
- a CDS encoding teichoic acid D-Ala incorporation-associated protein DltX, whose translation MLKHFFQHPVVNFVGRTVFYFLIILSLLYLYGYSGVGEGHFLYNEF comes from the coding sequence ATGTTAAAGCATTTTTTCCAACATCCAGTTGTTAATTTTGTTGGACGTACTGTTTTTTATTTCTTAATCATTCTATCACTTTTGTACTTATACGGCTATTCTGGCGTTGGGGAAGGACATTTTCTTTACAATGAATTTTAA
- a CDS encoding sensor histidine kinase, translated as MPNAINKKQQVRGFIWLLASFFVIFSILASVIFVSYTRTVFNSADLAISQTISMYDSGGLLSTSDKDVKHTQPVYSNSSTRTETWLFDKNGKLIIDNNVADTRQASLQKSLQQAIKFDKATMTVKPNTYKFYGNYYRIIGFKFKKNAAKGYDQIAVHGMVTVNVTDTINNLNNFKKVLFWSFGLFGILSVIVSYMISRRNMKPILKSWQQQQDFVNNAAHELRTPMAVIQGKLETMLTKPESTVRDQSNAIILSLSEVRRLNSLTNNMLTLAKTGSNMTKIEKEATNVTQFLDDIITPYQEMAEFEGKKVTLDVDVTQEIYIDKKRIHQLLVLLLDNALKYSDEGATVSVKAGIEKKKFVLSVADTGRGISDEAKKHVFDRFYREDKTGNRQTGGTGLGLSIAEWVVHAHGGKITVSDNQPQGAVFNIILPL; from the coding sequence ATGCCGAACGCAATCAATAAAAAGCAGCAAGTACGTGGATTTATCTGGTTACTCGCCAGCTTTTTTGTTATATTTTCAATTTTAGCTAGTGTCATTTTCGTATCATACACTCGAACGGTCTTTAACAGTGCGGATCTTGCGATTAGCCAGACGATTTCAATGTATGATAGTGGCGGTCTACTATCAACATCTGATAAAGATGTTAAACACACGCAACCTGTGTATAGTAACTCAAGCACGAGAACAGAGACTTGGTTATTTGATAAAAATGGTAAATTAATTATTGATAATAATGTGGCCGATACGAGACAAGCATCGTTGCAAAAGTCTTTGCAGCAAGCAATCAAATTTGATAAAGCCACTATGACCGTTAAACCAAATACATATAAATTTTATGGTAACTACTATCGCATTATTGGTTTTAAATTCAAGAAAAATGCGGCTAAAGGTTACGATCAAATTGCTGTTCATGGGATGGTAACAGTTAACGTTACAGATACAATTAATAATTTAAATAACTTTAAAAAAGTGTTATTTTGGTCTTTTGGACTGTTTGGTATCTTATCAGTAATTGTGTCATATATGATTTCTAGAAGAAATATGAAACCAATTCTAAAATCTTGGCAACAACAACAAGATTTTGTTAACAATGCTGCTCATGAGTTAAGAACACCGATGGCTGTTATTCAAGGAAAGCTAGAAACAATGCTGACGAAACCAGAATCAACAGTTCGTGATCAATCAAATGCTATTATTTTATCTTTATCTGAAGTACGGCGCTTGAATTCATTGACTAATAATATGTTAACATTGGCAAAAACTGGTTCCAATATGACAAAAATTGAAAAAGAAGCAACAAATGTAACTCAGTTTTTGGATGATATCATTACGCCATACCAAGAAATGGCAGAATTTGAGGGAAAAAAAGTTACACTTGATGTTGATGTTACTCAAGAAATATACATCGATAAAAAACGTATTCATCAATTGCTGGTTTTGTTGTTAGATAATGCTTTAAAATATTCAGATGAAGGAGCAACTGTTTCAGTAAAAGCAGGTATCGAAAAAAAGAAATTTGTTCTTAGTGTTGCAGACACTGGTCGTGGAATTAGTGATGAGGCTAAAAAGCATGTCTTTGACAGATTCTATCGTGAGGATAAAACGGGAAATCGTCAAACAGGCGGTACTGGCCTGGGCTTATCTATTGCTGAGTGGGTAGTTCATGCTCATGGTGGTAAAATAACAGTGTCAGATAATCAGCCACAAGGTGCTGTGTTTAATATTATTTTACCGCTTTAA
- the acpS gene encoding holo-ACP synthase has product MIIGIGNDTEAISRVAEIVERQKSFITLILTPAECAAAAERKGKHQNEYIAGRFSAKEAFSKATGYGIGEKVQWQDIEILNEPNGRPVMKVKNFPYHTYVAITHSGDQVNTVVVIERLTLLEKMSIKLFPKRGVLS; this is encoded by the coding sequence ATGATTATAGGAATTGGAAATGACACAGAAGCGATCAGCCGAGTCGCAGAAATAGTCGAGCGTCAGAAGAGTTTTATAACGCTCATTTTAACGCCAGCAGAATGTGCTGCAGCGGCTGAGCGAAAAGGTAAGCACCAAAACGAATATATTGCCGGACGTTTCTCTGCCAAAGAGGCTTTTTCAAAAGCTACCGGCTATGGAATCGGTGAGAAAGTTCAGTGGCAAGATATTGAAATTTTAAATGAGCCAAATGGTCGACCTGTAATGAAAGTGAAAAACTTCCCCTATCACACTTATGTGGCCATCACACATAGTGGTGATCAAGTGAACACGGTTGTTGTTATTGAACGTTTGACGCTGCTGGAAAAAATGAGTATAAAGCTGTTTCCTAAACGAGGAGTATTATCATGA
- the dltA gene encoding D-alanine--poly(phosphoribitol) ligase subunit DltA, with protein sequence MIDNVLKQVDLIATTQPKKVAYDELGEKHTYEQLKKASDSLAHALDELNLPKKAPVMVYGGQQFEMIASFLGSAKSGHAYIPVDVNSAEERLTDIIEIAKPAVILAIDELPTSISDISIIDKEHLDRIFSTNVPYELTHSVQDDDNFYIIFTSGTTGRPKGVQISHRNLLSFTNWMIGDTFDWQEGSNVLSQPPYSFDLSVMDWVPTIVTGGTLKALPKSVAEDFKLLFATLPKLDLTTWVSTPSFADVALLDPEFNQANNPNLKAFLFCGEVLTRTTAEKLLARFPMVKIYNTYGPTEATVAVSSIRITKEIIENYDKMPIGYVKEDTVISIQDSDDQEVSFGEKGEIIISGPSVSKGYLNNPEKTNAAFTKFNGEQAYKTGDLATIDENGLLHYKGRSDFQIKLHGFRIELEEVAQQLQQSQWIEQVVAVPRYDADGKVKQLLAIVVPKENDFSKPMLLTNAIKDDMKDIMMPYMMPSRFIYRESMPLTPNGKIDLKGLITEVNGNA encoded by the coding sequence ATGATTGATAATGTGTTAAAACAGGTTGATCTCATCGCGACAACGCAGCCTAAAAAAGTTGCGTATGATGAATTGGGAGAAAAACATACTTATGAACAGCTGAAAAAAGCATCTGACAGTTTAGCTCATGCTTTAGATGAACTAAATTTGCCTAAAAAAGCGCCAGTTATGGTATATGGTGGGCAGCAATTTGAAATGATCGCAAGTTTCTTAGGCAGTGCTAAATCAGGCCATGCCTATATTCCGGTTGATGTTAATTCAGCAGAGGAAAGATTGACAGATATTATTGAAATTGCTAAGCCTGCAGTGATCTTAGCCATTGATGAGTTACCAACATCAATTTCAGATATTTCAATAATTGATAAAGAACATCTTGATCGTATATTTTCTACGAATGTACCTTATGAATTGACACATTCTGTTCAAGACGATGATAATTTTTATATTATTTTCACTTCTGGGACAACAGGGCGTCCAAAGGGCGTTCAAATTTCACATCGTAATTTACTAAGTTTTACTAATTGGATGATTGGCGACACGTTTGATTGGCAAGAAGGCAGCAATGTGTTATCACAGCCACCATATTCTTTTGATTTATCAGTGATGGACTGGGTTCCCACTATTGTTACCGGTGGAACTTTGAAAGCATTACCCAAATCAGTAGCTGAGGATTTTAAACTATTATTTGCTACTTTACCAAAGTTAGATCTAACTACATGGGTGTCGACGCCATCATTTGCTGATGTTGCCCTCCTGGATCCAGAATTTAATCAAGCGAACAATCCAAATTTGAAGGCCTTTTTGTTTTGTGGCGAAGTTTTAACACGTACGACAGCCGAGAAGTTACTAGCGCGCTTTCCAATGGTAAAAATATATAATACTTATGGACCGACGGAAGCCACAGTTGCTGTTTCAAGCATACGCATTACTAAGGAAATCATCGAAAACTACGATAAAATGCCAATTGGTTATGTAAAGGAAGATACGGTAATTAGTATTCAAGATAGCGATGACCAAGAAGTTTCTTTTGGGGAAAAAGGTGAAATTATCATTTCAGGCCCTTCAGTTTCCAAAGGTTATTTGAACAACCCTGAAAAAACAAATGCTGCTTTCACGAAATTTAACGGTGAACAGGCGTATAAAACTGGTGATTTAGCAACAATTGATGAAAATGGTTTGTTGCATTATAAAGGACGTAGTGATTTTCAAATCAAATTACATGGGTTCCGAATTGAATTGGAAGAAGTTGCGCAACAACTACAACAAAGTCAATGGATAGAACAAGTGGTCGCTGTGCCACGTTATGACGCTGATGGTAAAGTTAAGCAGTTATTGGCCATTGTAGTGCCTAAAGAAAATGATTTTTCTAAACCTATGTTGTTAACAAATGCAATTAAAGACGACATGAAAGACATTATGATGCCTTATATGATGCCGAGTCGATTTATATATCGTGAGTCAATGCCATTGACACCGAATGGTAAAATTGATTTAAAAGGGTTGATTACTGAGGTGAACGGCAATGCTTAA